The following are from one region of the Jeongeupia sp. USM3 genome:
- a CDS encoding CstA-like transporter-associated (seleno)protein yields the protein MLDLSFLTGGRREPAPPPAVDEGDDYQRYVLDHQRRHGAGTPMSRAEFERYSLGSDWLSGLKDAAKKVVQTCRLMVGVHDYEYYVEHMRSQHPDAVPMSREDFYRYCLDARFPSADRAAGGKCPC from the coding sequence ATGCTTGACCTGTCTTTCCTGACCGGTGGCCGGCGCGAGCCGGCCCCGCCGCCGGCGGTGGACGAGGGTGACGACTACCAGCGTTACGTGCTCGACCACCAGCGCCGCCACGGTGCCGGGACGCCGATGAGCCGTGCCGAGTTCGAGCGCTACAGCCTCGGCTCGGACTGGCTGTCCGGGCTCAAGGACGCGGCGAAAAAGGTCGTGCAGACCTGCCGGCTGATGGTCGGCGTGCACGACTACGAGTACTACGTCGAGCACATGCGTAGCCAGCACCCGGATGCCGTGCCGATGAGCCGCGAGGACTTCTACCGCTACTGCCTGGATGCGCGCTTCCCCAGCGCCGACCGGGCGGCCGGCGGCAAGTGTCCTTGTTGA